One genomic segment of Thermodesulfobacteriota bacterium includes these proteins:
- a CDS encoding zinc ribbon domain-containing protein → MPLFDFVCNACKKPFETLVLGSERPVCPACGSSDLAKQMSTFAFRSQGPGGEVTSGASKCGGCAGGSCHSCH, encoded by the coding sequence ATGCCCCTGTTCGATTTCGTCTGCAACGCCTGCAAGAAGCCCTTCGAGACCCTGGTTCTGGGCAGCGAGCGGCCGGTATGCCCGGCCTGCGGCAGCTCGGATCTCGCCAAGCAGATGTCCACCTTCGCCTTCCGCTCCCAGGGGCCGGGCGGCGAGGTGACCAGCGGGGCCAGCAAGTGCGGCGGCTGCGCCGGCGGCTCCTGCCACTCCTGCCACTAG
- a CDS encoding SIS domain-containing protein: MVAGQADRIVTLVQWGVATLAAGGKILFMGNGGSAADAQHLAAEFVNRFLLARPPLAALALTTDSSVLTSIGNDFGFEQVFAKQIQALGRPGDLAIAISTSGGSANVLLALQVARGMGLRTVAWAGGDGGAVAAAADLALVVPSRQTPHIQETHAWLGHLFCQLVEEELFCGPAAGRPA; encoded by the coding sequence CTGGTGGCCGGCCAGGCCGATCGGATCGTCACCCTGGTCCAGTGGGGGGTGGCCACCCTGGCCGCAGGCGGCAAGATCCTCTTCATGGGCAACGGCGGCAGCGCTGCTGATGCCCAGCACCTGGCCGCGGAATTCGTCAACCGCTTCCTCCTGGCCCGGCCGCCTCTGGCCGCCCTGGCCCTCACCACCGACAGCTCGGTTCTGACCAGCATCGGCAACGATTTCGGCTTCGAGCAGGTGTTTGCCAAGCAGATCCAGGCCCTGGGCCGGCCCGGGGATCTGGCCATCGCCATCTCCACCTCCGGCGGCTCGGCCAACGTCCTCCTGGCCCTGCAGGTGGCCAGGGGGATGGGGCTGCGCACCGTGGCCTGGGCCGGCGGTGACGGCGGTGCCGTGGCTGCGGCGGCGGACCTGGCCCTGGTGGTGCCCAGCCGCCAGACCCCCCATATCCAGGAGACGCACGCCTGGCTGGGCCATCTCTTCTGCCAGCTGGTGGAAGAAGAGCTCTTCTGCGGCCCGGCGGCGGGCCGGCCGGCATGA